The following coding sequences lie in one Falco naumanni isolate bFalNau1 chromosome 18, bFalNau1.pat, whole genome shotgun sequence genomic window:
- the TBX21 gene encoding T-box transcription factor TBX21 — MGALEPGTGAPRPAVPMLSAAASFAKEPPGARDAAAAYYGDGGGPEPGAPPLPYGTAGSFGARFLGPCPPYRAPPPPAAAPVEGYAGAELYAGAEGAYGAGTGPLCPRTGPLCALPGYRAAGKVQVMLNNYPLWAKFHKHQTEMIITKQGRRMFPFLSFNLSGLNPVAHYNVCVDVVLVDQHHWRYQGGKWVQCGKAEGNMPGNRLYLHPDSPNTGAHWMRQEVSFGKLKLTNNKGASNIGQMIVLQSLHKYQPRLHVTEVKEGEGEEAYPSPHTHTFAFPETQFIAVTAYQNADITQLKIDHNPFAKGFRDNFDSMYTASEGDRLTPSPPEGPGCQQLLPAPRFQPFLPEQYPLPPGRFFSGERGAPLPLPPKDPPCWYFTPQQPPAAGALEYGGYEGGYGGGKLVPYGVKPFALSPAPHPPLPYYPEGPGGFGVAGGWSPGQYGPKGSPGALGWYREPREEKGKEAEGWPPEPPAATSGDSSDSGLYECKRRRVSPYPSSAESSPPPRNGDLYDKDLGADSGYYGFYSN; from the exons ATGGGCGCGCTGGAGCCGGGCAccggagccccccgccccgccgtcCCCATGCTCAGCGCCGCCGCCAGCTTCGCCAAGGAGCCGCCGGGCGCCCGGGACGCCGCCGCCGCCTACTACGGTGATGGGGGGGGACCGGAGCCAGGAGCACCCCCTCTCCCTTACGGCACCGCCGGTAGCTTCGGTGCTCGGTTCCTGGGGCCGTGCCCGCCTTACCGGgctccgccgccccccgccgcagccccggtGGAGGGTTACGCGGGCGCGGAGCTGTACGCGGGGGCAGAGGGGGCGTACGGCGCCGGGACCGGGCCGCTGTGCCCCCGCACCGGGCCGCTCTGCGCCCTGCCCGGGTACCGGGCGGCCGGTAAGGTGCAGGTGATGCTCAACAACTACCCGCTCTGGGCCAAGTTCCACAAGCACCAGACCGAGATGATCATCACCAAGCAGGGCAG gcGCATGTTCCCGTTCCTCAGCTTCAACCTCTCGGGGCTCAACCCCGTGGCCCACTACAACGTCTGCGTGGACGTGGTGCTGGTGGACCAGCATCACTGGCGCTACCAGGGCGGCAAGTGGGTGCAGTGCGGCAAAGCCGAGGGCAACATGCCAG gGAACCGCCTGTACCTGCACCCCGACTCACCCAACACGGGTGCCCACTGGATGCGGCAGGAGGTCTCCTTCGGGAAGCTGAAGCTCACCAACAACAAGGGCGCATCCAACATCGGCCAG aTGATCGTGCTGCAGTCGCTGCACAAGTACCAGCCCCGGCTGCACGTGACGGAGGTGAAGGAGGGCGAGGGCGAGGAGGCGTacccctccccacacacccacaccttCGCCTTCCCCGAGACCCAGTTCATTGCCGTCACAGCCTACCAGAACGCCGAT ATCACGCAGCTGAAGATCGACCACAACCCCTTCGCCAAAGGCTTTCGGGACAACTTTGACTC gATGTACACGGCCTCGGAGGGTGACCGCCTCACCCCATCTCCGCCGGAGGGTCccggctgccagcagctcctgccagccccccgcTTCCAGCCCTTCCTGCCCGAGCAGTacccgctgccccccgggcGCTTCTTCAGTGGGGAGCGGGGGGCtccgctgcccctgccccccaaggACCCCCCGTGCTGGTACTTCACCCCCCAGCAGCCGCCTGCCGCCGGGGCTCTGGAATACGGTGGCTACGAGGGGGGGTATGGGGGGGGCAAGCTGGTGCCCTACGGGGTGAAGCCCTTCGCCCTCTCACCTGCCCCACATCCCCCCCTGCCCTACTACcccgaggggccgggggggttcggggtggcggggggctggagccccggGCAGTACGGCCCCAagggcagccccggggctcTGGGCTGGTACCGGGAGCCCcgggaggagaaggggaaggaggcGGAGGGCtggccccccgagccccccgccgccaccTCGGGGGACTCCTCGGACTCGGGGCTGTACGAGTGCAAGCGGCGGCGGGTGTCCCCGTACCCCTCCAGCGCCGAgagctcccccccaccccgaaaCGGGGACCTCTACGACAAGGACCTGGGTGCCGACAGCGGCTACTATGGCTTCTACAGCAACTGA